In the Chloroflexia bacterium SDU3-3 genome, one interval contains:
- a CDS encoding carbon-nitrogen family hydrolase, with product MAVLTVGLAQMDIVLGEPEQNTMALQALAADARGQQVDLLVLPELWSTGYMLERADSLACELGGGASAAMAEAARTYGLAIVGSVLARQARGVANTAVFYEPDGSLRCSYSKLHLFGLMQEDQFLVPGDAAPVLDTRWGKAGLAICYDLRFPELFRSYAVRGAGLVVMPSEWPYPRLGHWRTLVQARAIENQCFMVACNRVGHDRASHFCGHSMVVDPWGEVLVEAGDEPGLFVAQLDLDVVAAVRSRMSVLSDRRPDVYGAGG from the coding sequence ATGGCGGTACTGACGGTGGGCTTGGCGCAGATGGACATTGTGCTGGGTGAGCCAGAGCAGAATACGATGGCGCTGCAGGCACTGGCCGCCGACGCGCGCGGGCAGCAGGTCGATCTGCTGGTGCTCCCTGAGCTGTGGTCGACAGGGTATATGCTGGAGCGGGCGGACTCGCTGGCGTGCGAGCTGGGCGGCGGCGCGAGCGCGGCGATGGCCGAGGCGGCTCGCACCTATGGGCTGGCGATTGTCGGCTCGGTGCTTGCGCGCCAGGCTAGGGGGGTGGCCAACACGGCTGTGTTCTATGAGCCGGATGGGTCGCTGCGCTGCAGCTATAGCAAGCTGCACCTGTTTGGCCTGATGCAGGAGGATCAGTTTCTGGTGCCTGGCGATGCTGCTCCAGTGCTTGATACGCGCTGGGGCAAGGCTGGCCTTGCGATCTGCTATGATCTGCGCTTTCCCGAGCTGTTCCGCTCCTATGCGGTGCGCGGCGCTGGGCTGGTGGTGATGCCATCGGAGTGGCCCTACCCACGGCTGGGCCACTGGCGAACCCTGGTGCAGGCGCGGGCGATCGAGAACCAGTGCTTTATGGTGGCGTGTAATCGCGTTGGGCATGATCGGGCGAGCCACTTCTGCGGGCACTCGATGGTGGTGGACCCGTGGGGCGAGGTGCTGGTGGAGGCTGGTGATGAGCCAGGGCTGTTTGTGGCGCAGCTGGATCTGGATGTGGTGGCGGCGGTGCGCTCGCGCATGAGCGTGCTGAGCGATCGGCGGCCCGATGTCTATGGGGCGGGCGGCTAG
- the secG gene encoding preprotein translocase subunit SecG, with protein sequence METALYIAIIIVAVVLIALVILQGRNAGLQSRDTSSIYRTKRGLEKTIYQTTVVLAVVFLILALFASLPLSIFTSAAAFGIPGLL encoded by the coding sequence TTGGAAACCGCACTCTATATTGCCATAATCATTGTTGCTGTGGTGCTGATTGCCCTGGTCATTCTTCAGGGCCGAAATGCGGGCCTGCAGAGCCGCGACACTAGCTCGATCTATCGCACCAAGCGTGGCCTAGAGAAGACGATCTATCAGACGACGGTTGTGCTGGCGGTGGTGTTTCTGATCCTTGCGCTGTTTGCGAGCCTGCCGCTGTCGATCTTTACCTCGGCTGCTGCCTTTGGCATCCCAGGTCTGCTGTAA
- a CDS encoding peptide ABC transporter substrate-binding protein gives MARRIRWQILIAVVSAALVLGLMSYLALTTAAIAQPLAGGVFTEYEASQPTQVNPLLSNPATDTTAADLQALLYNGLIRIGINGFAEPDLLESWPEIDESGTVYTFTLRMDVRWHDGAPLSADDALFTLRSVQSPGFVGDPTTARIWRNVLLERVDDQRFRATLPVPLASFLSYATFPILPAHLLSDVPAEDWSTTDYNTRLIGTGPYMLAEPISAERALLKVNPDYFRGTPYIDSIDLRFNQSAQDALTALSRNQAVGFGVSSTSEQSRANAPRSATRHTIPLASFTTLTFNMRQAPFDDVKLRQALSLGLDKDAIIKVSLNDLGQRLESPILPGWALASHGLDLPVFNAQSSADALDAAGYAPGADGVRTRQGKALSFTILTDTTSDHTAAAREVARQWAALGVQAKIEQVEPSELEQRLQSHSFDVALHGWQRQGPDPDALYALWHSSGAESGFNYAGLQDSDIDEQLTLGREQAEPEERRSAYAAFEQRWLELAPGITLYQPLFVYTSISDLGGLAFDAENANTPVMPLLLGREDRFRNVVGWFLQSGREIGGDLRQRP, from the coding sequence ATGGCACGTAGGATCCGATGGCAGATCCTCATTGCGGTGGTGAGCGCGGCGCTAGTGTTGGGGCTGATGAGCTATTTGGCCCTAACTACCGCCGCCATCGCCCAGCCCCTGGCGGGCGGTGTGTTCACCGAGTATGAGGCATCGCAGCCAACCCAGGTTAACCCACTTCTCAGCAACCCCGCGACCGACACCACCGCCGCCGATCTCCAAGCACTGCTGTACAATGGTCTGATCCGCATCGGCATCAATGGCTTTGCCGAGCCTGATCTGCTCGAGTCTTGGCCCGAGATCGATGAGAGCGGTACGGTCTACACCTTCACCCTGCGGATGGATGTGCGCTGGCACGATGGTGCGCCGCTGAGCGCTGACGATGCGCTGTTTACCCTTCGTTCGGTGCAGTCGCCAGGCTTCGTGGGCGACCCCACGACGGCGAGGATCTGGCGGAATGTGCTGCTCGAACGGGTCGATGATCAGCGTTTCCGGGCCACGCTGCCGGTGCCGCTCGCATCGTTCTTGAGCTACGCCACCTTCCCGATTCTGCCCGCGCATCTGCTTTCCGACGTTCCCGCCGAGGACTGGTCGACCACCGACTATAACACGCGGCTGATCGGCACCGGCCCCTATATGTTGGCCGAGCCGATCTCGGCGGAGCGCGCGCTGCTGAAGGTGAACCCAGATTATTTTCGCGGTACGCCGTATATCGATAGCATCGATCTGCGCTTCAACCAGTCGGCGCAGGATGCCCTGACAGCGCTGAGCCGGAATCAGGCGGTGGGCTTTGGGGTGAGCAGCACCAGCGAGCAGAGCCGCGCAAACGCGCCGCGCAGCGCGACGCGACACACCATCCCGCTGGCGAGCTTCACCACCCTGACGTTTAATATGCGGCAGGCCCCTTTTGATGATGTGAAGCTGCGGCAGGCGCTGTCGCTGGGGCTTGATAAGGATGCGATCATCAAGGTGTCGCTCAATGATCTTGGGCAGCGCCTAGAGTCGCCGATCCTGCCGGGCTGGGCGCTGGCGAGCCATGGCCTTGACTTGCCTGTGTTTAATGCCCAGTCCTCTGCCGATGCGCTTGATGCGGCGGGCTACGCCCCTGGGGCGGATGGCGTGCGTACGCGCCAGGGCAAGGCGCTTAGCTTTACGATCCTGACCGATACGACGTCAGACCATACCGCCGCCGCCCGCGAGGTTGCCCGACAGTGGGCGGCGCTTGGGGTGCAGGCCAAGATCGAGCAGGTGGAGCCGAGCGAGCTTGAGCAGCGCCTGCAGAGCCACTCCTTCGATGTGGCCCTGCACGGCTGGCAGCGCCAGGGGCCCGACCCCGATGCGCTGTATGCGCTCTGGCACTCGAGCGGGGCCGAGAGCGGCTTCAACTATGCGGGCCTGCAGGATAGTGATATCGATGAGCAGTTGACCCTCGGGCGCGAGCAGGCGGAGCCGGAGGAGCGCCGCAGCGCCTACGCCGCGTTTGAGCAGCGCTGGCTGGAGCTGGCGCCAGGGATCACACTCTACCAACCACTGTTTGTCTACACCTCGATCAGCGACCTGGGCGGGCTGGCCTTCGATGCCGAAAATGCCAACACGCCCGTGATGCCGCTGTTGCTAGGCCGCGAGGATCGCTTCCGCAACGTTGTCGGCTGGTTCTTGCAGAGCGGTCGCGAGATCGGCGGCGATTTGCGCCAGCGACCCTAA
- a CDS encoding methyltransferase domain-containing protein, with amino-acid sequence MEQTSTPARPGYYHLTEDDHAKLDVLLRNEADMAYRRRARSLLDHLDLHDGDKVLDCGCGMGVYMMMMTRLRNVEIYGVDGDIGRLEWAENEHVDARLTRVDIHQLPFADNSFDKILMSEVLEHMADDRKAIAEVYRVLKPGGTLALSVPHANYPVLWDPINKTLEALGLEPIREPGIITGLWSNHFRLYLPQDLRSVISGAGFEIDILEEQTHYCFPLIHLIVYSIGKPLIENNLLPQNLRNAADRFRGEKNSGSLLNPINLGVSVLRHFDEPNNHLRGDEQTFVNLVLKAHKPL; translated from the coding sequence ATGGAACAAACTTCAACACCCGCGCGCCCCGGCTACTACCACCTGACCGAGGACGACCACGCCAAGCTCGATGTCCTGCTGCGTAACGAGGCCGACATGGCCTACCGCCGCCGCGCCCGCTCGCTGCTCGACCACCTCGACCTGCACGACGGCGACAAGGTGCTGGACTGCGGCTGCGGTATGGGCGTGTATATGATGATGATGACCAGGCTGCGCAACGTCGAGATCTACGGCGTGGATGGCGACATCGGTCGCCTCGAATGGGCCGAGAACGAGCACGTGGATGCCCGCCTCACCCGCGTCGATATCCACCAGCTGCCCTTCGCCGACAACAGCTTCGACAAGATCCTGATGAGCGAGGTGCTGGAGCACATGGCCGACGACCGCAAGGCCATCGCCGAGGTCTACCGCGTGCTCAAGCCCGGCGGCACCCTGGCGCTCAGCGTGCCCCACGCCAACTACCCGGTGCTGTGGGATCCGATCAACAAGACACTGGAGGCGCTGGGCCTTGAGCCGATCCGCGAACCAGGGATCATCACCGGCCTGTGGAGCAACCACTTCCGGCTGTACCTGCCCCAGGATCTGCGCAGCGTGATCAGCGGTGCGGGCTTCGAGATCGATATTCTTGAGGAGCAGACCCACTACTGCTTCCCGCTCATCCACCTGATCGTCTACAGCATCGGCAAGCCCCTGATCGAGAATAACCTGCTGCCCCAGAACCTGCGTAACGCCGCCGACCGCTTCCGTGGCGAGAAAAACAGCGGCAGCCTGCTGAACCCGATCAACCTTGGCGTGTCGGTATTGCGCCACTTCGACGAGCCAAACAACCACCTGCGCGGCGACGAGCAGACATTCGTCAACCTAGTGCTCAAGGCCCACAAGCCGCTGTAG
- a CDS encoding response regulator, whose translation MATILVVDDHSPNQRLLSFILEQNHFSVVTALNGVQALERLEESPVDLVVTDLSMPKMDGLTLMKHVRTDERYKQLPIVVLTASGYERDLVRASNSGANACLTKPIDSQELVSLVSQLVAQNQGPTTNS comes from the coding sequence ATGGCAACTATTCTTGTTGTAGACGACCACTCCCCCAATCAGCGGCTGCTCAGCTTCATCCTCGAGCAGAACCACTTCTCGGTCGTCACCGCGCTCAATGGCGTGCAGGCGCTTGAGCGGCTCGAAGAAAGCCCGGTCGACCTGGTGGTAACCGACCTGAGCATGCCCAAAATGGATGGGCTAACCCTGATGAAGCATGTGCGCACCGACGAGCGCTACAAGCAGCTGCCGATTGTGGTGCTCACCGCCAGCGGCTACGAGCGCGACCTGGTGCGCGCCAGCAACTCGGGCGCGAACGCATGCCTCACCAAGCCGATCGACTCGCAGGAGCTGGTCTCGCTGGTGAGCCAGCTGGTGGCGCAAAACCAGGGGCCGACCACCAACTCCTAG
- a CDS encoding ATP-binding protein: MTLDYAEVVRLDLPATYKYLNILSGCIAEIMSHVDNIEDHEALVYNLQLAAHEVCTNIVGHAYVNTQGGRIQVELALLQQPRQLIIELSDCGQHFDPSLVPMPTLDAPQIHGYGLFIIQNLMDEVAYTPRPEGNHWRLVKYL; this comes from the coding sequence GTGACCCTCGACTATGCAGAGGTTGTGCGGCTTGATCTGCCGGCCACCTACAAATACCTCAATATCTTGAGTGGCTGCATCGCCGAGATCATGAGCCACGTCGATAATATCGAAGATCATGAGGCTTTGGTATATAATTTGCAGCTTGCCGCCCATGAGGTATGCACCAATATCGTTGGCCACGCATATGTCAATACGCAAGGAGGCAGAATCCAGGTGGAGCTGGCGCTGCTCCAGCAGCCGCGGCAGCTCATCATCGAGCTCTCCGACTGTGGCCAGCACTTTGACCCATCGCTTGTGCCCATGCCTACCCTGGATGCCCCCCAGATCCACGGCTATGGCCTGTTCATCATCCAGAACCTAATGGACGAGGTAGCCTACACACCTCGCCCCGAAGGCAACCACTGGCGGCTTGTGAAATACCTATAG
- a CDS encoding PP2C family protein-serine/threonine phosphatase: MLTTLIKTQRAQFAVLAQSWLESGAVAFEVWENETMLARWPTSVCPDEPYLMAQIWGNDDILGELRIYGVVGQAHETRLTSDAALIAQLHQLEGELRSMTADLVASQDQLVALYQLSQSLRSHVNIPQTLQRVVAETVRLARVKAGFAVMILPSGEPHIVQSPPNSIDEAFIWQIFWQAQASEQDVMLGNESNQSELPPGVSNLFFTPIQVRNALNAGIGLFNKIGASFTAPDVKLIHAIAQQSGAHIENVLLYQESVEQAKLQIEVELAQRVQLQLLPQQLPNIPGLDIYAHSRPASQVGGDFYDFVHPPNRPFIFTVGDVTGKGLSAALLMTMTRTAIHSKASFMPNPTPEIVMRNSNEDLYEDFTKVGMFATAFIGQYAPEKRQMLYANAGHSPVIYRPANRPAELLQADSTPIGVLNVSLCRNHIISMMPGDLLIIATDGFTDVRNQQEEMFGYDRLLDLVNRQAHGSAREIATRLFDTISQFGSGHLQDDDQTLVIIKGV; this comes from the coding sequence ATGCTGACAACCCTGATCAAAACACAGCGCGCTCAGTTTGCCGTACTGGCTCAATCCTGGTTAGAATCAGGCGCGGTCGCCTTCGAGGTGTGGGAAAATGAGACCATGCTGGCCCGCTGGCCCACCAGCGTCTGCCCCGATGAGCCATATCTGATGGCCCAGATCTGGGGCAACGATGACATCCTGGGCGAGCTGCGCATCTATGGGGTCGTAGGCCAAGCCCACGAGACACGCCTCACCTCCGACGCCGCGCTGATCGCCCAGCTCCACCAGCTCGAAGGCGAGCTGCGCTCGATGACCGCCGACCTCGTGGCCAGCCAAGATCAGCTTGTCGCGCTCTACCAGCTCAGCCAGTCGCTGCGCAGCCATGTCAACATCCCGCAGACCCTCCAGCGCGTGGTGGCCGAGACGGTGCGTCTCGCCAGGGTCAAGGCAGGGTTCGCTGTGATGATCCTGCCCAGCGGCGAGCCGCACATCGTGCAGTCGCCGCCCAACAGCATCGACGAAGCGTTCATCTGGCAGATCTTCTGGCAGGCCCAGGCCAGCGAGCAGGATGTGATGCTGGGCAACGAGAGCAACCAGAGCGAGCTGCCGCCCGGGGTGTCCAACCTCTTCTTCACCCCCATCCAGGTGCGCAACGCCCTGAACGCGGGCATCGGCCTGTTCAACAAGATCGGTGCCAGCTTCACCGCCCCCGACGTCAAGCTCATCCACGCGATCGCCCAGCAGTCGGGCGCACATATCGAAAACGTGCTGCTCTACCAAGAGTCGGTCGAGCAGGCCAAGCTGCAGATCGAGGTCGAGCTGGCCCAGCGGGTGCAGCTGCAGCTGCTGCCCCAGCAGCTGCCCAACATCCCGGGGCTCGATATCTACGCCCACTCGCGGCCCGCATCCCAGGTCGGCGGCGACTTCTACGACTTTGTGCACCCGCCCAACCGGCCCTTCATCTTCACCGTCGGCGATGTCACGGGCAAGGGGCTTTCGGCGGCGCTGCTGATGACGATGACCCGCACCGCCATCCACAGCAAAGCCAGCTTTATGCCCAACCCCACCCCCGAGATCGTGATGCGCAACTCCAACGAGGATCTGTACGAGGATTTCACCAAGGTGGGCATGTTCGCCACCGCCTTCATCGGCCAGTACGCCCCCGAGAAGCGCCAGATGCTCTACGCCAACGCCGGGCACTCGCCGGTGATCTACCGCCCTGCCAACCGCCCCGCCGAGCTGCTGCAGGCCGATAGCACGCCGATCGGCGTGCTGAATGTGTCGCTCTGCCGCAACCACATCATCTCGATGATGCCTGGCGACCTGCTTATCATTGCCACAGATGGGTTTACCGATGTACGAAACCAACAGGAAGAGATGTTTGGGTATGATCGGCTGCTCGACCTGGTTAACCGCCAGGCCCATGGCTCGGCCCGCGAGATCGCCACGAGGCTCTTCGACACCATCAGCCAGTTTGGCAGCGGGCACCTACAAGATGATGATCAGACACTTGTCATTATCAAAGGAGTATAG
- a CDS encoding STAS domain-containing protein, with translation MEIKTRSAGDVTIFELAGRFDNYSTPAIAEQLDRLVQVASPKIIVDLSGVTFVDSTGLATLVQGMKRSRQQSGDLLLCGLQRSVFMIFELTRLDKAFYIFVDEAHALQHFTA, from the coding sequence ATGGAGATCAAAACACGCTCCGCTGGGGATGTGACCATTTTTGAACTGGCGGGACGCTTTGATAACTACTCCACCCCCGCAATCGCAGAACAGCTTGACCGCCTGGTTCAAGTAGCTTCTCCTAAAATCATTGTCGATCTCAGCGGTGTGACCTTTGTCGACTCTACTGGCCTCGCGACCCTGGTGCAGGGCATGAAGCGCAGCCGCCAGCAGAGCGGCGACCTGCTGCTCTGCGGTCTCCAGCGGTCGGTGTTCATGATCTTCGAGCTGACCCGGCTCGACAAAGCCTTCTACATCTTTGTCGACGAGGCGCATGCCCTACAGCATTTCACAGCCTGA
- a CDS encoding nucleotidyl transferase: MRIILLATDELEQLAPLTGSTPAPLIPIVNRPVIGIALELLARAGNKHALVSLYNRSGSIASFVNTGRRWGMHIDFLSQREPLGSAGSLQWAGHLLDETFAVIPSSSILDIDIQAALAFHRAHGGLATAIVSPRPPAQPGQQAIDPQQFALPSRNTEHPPLYLTGAYLFEPSVLGLLPASTRGEIDAQLLPAIRRAGAQIHALPSDAYWNPLSTFQEYREAQRVFLLNAYHAADPASLGDTPRLRHPSVDGRQIAPGIWVGLNDAIHPTAQLAPPICIGDNCWLGREVEIGPEVVIGANAVIDEEATVERTTIFERTYVGRLLKLSGVVANRSTLIDTETAHSTEIVDSFLLSEIGVEGPDGFFRRLGNIALAALLLLLSLPIQFALAVLALLFHGRAIQRERRVGSQPPTLRNRQETGPYPFDMFTLAHTRADGSTSAFGRWLRTTQLAYLPALANVLRADCELVGVKPLRPDEAERIHESWQQKHYDRPAGLLGAWYVQTTPESDLDSVLVADAYYVSTCTWHGDILLMLHSAMAWMRRQFQRQHTPKSTLLSDTIQH; the protein is encoded by the coding sequence ATGCGCATCATTCTTCTGGCAACCGATGAGCTGGAGCAGCTCGCGCCGCTGACAGGCAGCACGCCTGCCCCGCTCATCCCGATCGTCAACCGCCCCGTCATCGGCATCGCGCTCGAGCTGCTGGCCCGCGCTGGCAACAAGCACGCGCTGGTGAGCCTCTACAACCGCAGCGGCAGCATCGCCTCGTTCGTCAACACCGGGCGGCGCTGGGGCATGCATATCGACTTCCTGAGCCAGCGCGAGCCGCTGGGCAGCGCAGGCTCGCTCCAGTGGGCCGGGCACCTGCTCGACGAAACCTTCGCGGTGATCCCCAGCAGCAGCATCCTCGATATCGACATCCAGGCCGCGCTCGCATTCCACCGTGCGCACGGCGGCCTGGCAACCGCCATCGTCTCGCCGCGCCCGCCCGCCCAGCCCGGGCAGCAGGCCATCGACCCGCAGCAGTTCGCCCTGCCCAGCCGCAATACCGAGCACCCGCCGCTCTATCTCACCGGCGCGTATCTGTTTGAGCCAAGCGTGCTGGGGCTGCTGCCCGCCAGCACCCGCGGCGAGATCGACGCCCAGCTGCTGCCTGCCATCCGCCGCGCCGGTGCCCAGATCCACGCCCTGCCCAGCGATGCCTACTGGAACCCGCTCAGCACCTTCCAGGAGTACCGCGAGGCCCAGCGGGTCTTCCTGCTCAACGCCTACCACGCCGCCGACCCAGCATCGTTGGGCGACACACCCCGGCTGCGCCACCCCTCGGTCGATGGTCGCCAGATCGCCCCCGGCATCTGGGTCGGCCTGAACGACGCCATCCACCCCACCGCCCAGCTGGCCCCGCCGATCTGCATCGGCGACAACTGCTGGCTGGGTCGCGAGGTCGAGATCGGGCCAGAGGTGGTGATCGGGGCCAACGCCGTGATCGACGAGGAGGCCACTGTCGAGCGCACCACGATCTTCGAGCGCACCTATGTCGGTCGGCTGCTCAAGCTCAGCGGCGTGGTGGCCAACCGCTCGACCCTGATCGACACCGAGACCGCCCACTCCACCGAGATCGTCGACAGCTTCCTGCTCTCCGAGATCGGCGTCGAGGGGCCAGATGGCTTCTTCCGCCGCCTGGGCAACATCGCGCTGGCAGCGCTGCTGCTGCTGCTCTCGCTGCCCATCCAGTTCGCCCTGGCCGTACTCGCCCTGCTGTTCCACGGGCGCGCCATCCAGCGCGAGCGGCGCGTGGGCAGCCAGCCGCCCACCCTGCGCAACCGCCAGGAGACTGGGCCGTACCCGTTCGATATGTTCACCCTGGCCCACACCCGCGCCGACGGCAGCACCAGCGCGTTCGGGCGCTGGCTGCGCACCACCCAGCTGGCCTACCTGCCGGCCCTGGCCAACGTGCTGCGCGCCGACTGCGAGCTGGTGGGCGTCAAGCCGCTGCGCCCCGACGAGGCCGAGCGCATCCACGAGTCGTGGCAGCAGAAGCACTACGATCGCCCCGCAGGGCTGTTAGGCGCATGGTATGTGCAGACAACCCCAGAAAGCGATCTCGACAGCGTTCTTGTTGCGGATGCGTACTATGTCTCTACGTGCACGTGGCATGGTGATATACTTCTTATGCTACACTCAGCCATGGCCTGGATGCGCCGACAGTTCCAACGCCAACATACGCCCAAGAGCACGCTGCTCTCCGACACCATACAGCACTAG
- a CDS encoding WecB/TagA/CpsF family glycosyltransferase yields the protein MRKVLILLGVPVDDLTMPEALDRIESFIATSRATGKTHQIATVNADFVVNSLRDPELRRILQESDMATADGMPLVWGSRLLGVSLEGRVTGADLVPALCERAAQRGLSVYFLGARPGVAARAAEILCERYPGLRVAGIHSPANRPLLEMDPEIIDQVREAKPDILFVAFGNPKQEKWISMHARALKVPVSVGIGGTLDMIVGVTRRAPLWMQRFGLEWAYRLLQEPQRLWKRYALDMVYFSYFYFWQLLAMRRTTPKMSILPASDTVLVGNTAVISVKGRLDRGNQAIFIQQAEQALATTPWLVLNLAQTEFLDSSALGTFVTLSNRARSYGGGLILADVSAPIMQLLSLVKLDRFFEIQSNIEGAIQSHHESTVAPIEKVQVQSDWQVLASPRMLDASTTPGMIDAARKLLESNPRLVLDLSQTSFIASAGLAGMIQLNKIAQEHGGALRVAGATGDTLRTIQLVKLDLVLAIFSDLSTATSAPAKPTMAMASSSNPHASVSK from the coding sequence ATGCGTAAAGTTCTGATACTTCTCGGGGTTCCCGTTGACGATCTGACCATGCCCGAGGCGCTTGATCGGATTGAGTCATTCATCGCGACAAGCCGCGCTACTGGCAAAACCCACCAGATAGCCACGGTCAATGCCGATTTTGTCGTCAACTCTCTACGCGATCCCGAGCTGCGCCGCATCCTGCAAGAATCCGACATGGCCACCGCCGATGGCATGCCGCTGGTCTGGGGCAGCCGCCTGCTGGGCGTCTCGCTGGAAGGTCGCGTCACCGGGGCCGATCTGGTGCCCGCCCTCTGCGAGCGGGCCGCCCAGCGCGGCCTCTCGGTCTACTTCCTGGGCGCGCGCCCCGGCGTGGCCGCCCGCGCCGCCGAGATCCTGTGCGAGCGCTACCCTGGGCTGCGCGTGGCCGGCATCCACTCGCCAGCCAACCGCCCGCTGCTGGAGATGGACCCCGAGATCATCGATCAGGTGCGCGAGGCCAAGCCCGACATCCTCTTCGTGGCCTTTGGCAACCCCAAGCAGGAAAAGTGGATCAGCATGCACGCCCGCGCGCTGAAGGTGCCGGTGAGCGTCGGCATCGGCGGCACGCTCGACATGATCGTGGGCGTCACCCGCCGCGCCCCGCTGTGGATGCAGCGCTTCGGGCTGGAATGGGCCTACCGCCTGCTGCAGGAGCCGCAGCGCCTCTGGAAGCGCTACGCGCTGGACATGGTCTACTTCAGCTACTTCTACTTCTGGCAGCTGCTGGCCATGCGCCGCACCACGCCCAAGATGAGTATCCTGCCCGCATCCGACACAGTGCTGGTGGGCAACACGGCCGTGATCAGCGTCAAAGGGCGGCTCGATCGCGGCAACCAGGCGATCTTCATCCAGCAGGCCGAGCAGGCCCTAGCCACCACGCCATGGCTCGTGCTCAACCTGGCCCAGACCGAGTTTCTCGACAGCTCGGCGCTGGGCACCTTCGTCACGCTCTCCAACCGCGCGCGCTCCTACGGCGGCGGCCTCATCCTGGCCGATGTCTCGGCACCGATCATGCAGCTGCTCTCGCTGGTCAAGCTCGACCGCTTCTTCGAGATCCAGTCCAACATCGAGGGGGCGATCCAATCGCACCACGAGTCGACCGTCGCCCCGATCGAAAAAGTGCAGGTTCAATCCGACTGGCAGGTGCTGGCCAGCCCGCGCATGCTGGATGCCTCCACCACGCCGGGCATGATCGACGCCGCCCGCAAGCTGCTGGAGTCCAACCCGCGCCTAGTGCTCGACCTCAGCCAGACCAGCTTTATCGCCAGCGCCGGGCTGGCTGGTATGATCCAGCTGAACAAGATCGCGCAGGAGCACGGCGGGGCGCTGCGCGTGGCTGGAGCCACGGGCGATACGCTCCGCACCATCCAGCTGGTCAAGCTCGACCTTGTGCTGGCAATCTTCAGCGACCTGAGCACGGCCACCAGCGCACCAGCAAAGCCAACGATGGCGATGGCAAGCTCGTCCAACCCCCACGCCTCGGTAAGTAAGTGA
- a CDS encoding exopolysaccharide biosynthesis polyprenyl glycosylphosphotransferase, with translation MIEMFAQRRFQSVRANQRLRVAMVMRVLRLKLVGRLKRMLDVAVACVALVFALPIMAITALAIKIDSPGPILFRQTRVGKWGETFPCYKFRSMYIDAEQRKAELAAKNEADGPVFKMKNDPRITRVGRIIRKISVDELPQLFNVLKGEMSLVGPRPALPKEVAQYTFDQLQRLNAVPGITGLQQVSGRSDVDFKRWVELDLQYIAEQSIWKDLEILVKTIPAVLLSKGAY, from the coding sequence ATGATCGAGATGTTTGCCCAGCGCCGCTTCCAGAGCGTGCGCGCCAACCAGCGGCTGCGCGTGGCCATGGTCATGCGCGTGCTGCGGCTCAAGCTGGTGGGTCGGCTCAAGCGCATGCTGGATGTGGCGGTCGCGTGCGTGGCGCTGGTGTTCGCGCTGCCGATCATGGCCATCACCGCGCTGGCGATCAAGATCGACTCGCCTGGCCCCATCCTGTTCCGCCAGACCCGCGTGGGCAAGTGGGGCGAGACCTTCCCGTGCTACAAGTTCCGCTCGATGTATATCGACGCCGAGCAGCGCAAGGCCGAGCTGGCCGCAAAAAACGAGGCCGATGGCCCCGTGTTCAAGATGAAAAACGACCCACGCATCACCAGGGTCGGGCGGATCATCCGCAAGATCAGCGTGGACGAGCTGCCCCAGCTCTTCAACGTGCTCAAGGGCGAGATGAGCCTGGTGGGGCCACGGCCAGCGCTGCCCAAAGAGGTGGCACAGTACACCTTCGATCAGCTCCAGCGCCTGAATGCGGTGCCGGGCATCACCGGCCTGCAGCAGGTCTCGGGGCGCAGCGATGTCGATTTTAAACGCTGGGTCGAGCTCGACCTGCAGTATATTGCCGAGCAGAGCATCTGGAAAGATTTAGAGATTCTGGTAAAAACCATCCCAGCAGTACTTTTGAGCAAGGGCGCGTACTAG